In a genomic window of Methanogenium sp. S4BF:
- the casB gene encoding type I-E CRISPR-associated protein Cse2/CasB — MSEKKNYLKFSKGSEEEQILRKWWSDLDRSRGDRAMLRRCRAPAEVVMVPAYHRLRLSLKDNWHVNDQQLAVVAGVVSHLDSDENSGTCAEQMARSKEKGGPSKVSGLRFRRLLKVNTPDEEYMALVRMVHLMGRTANLRDLAGSAYQWNEYTKKNWAISYYEKAPGTES, encoded by the coding sequence ATGAGTGAAAAAAAGAATTATCTGAAATTTTCCAAGGGTTCTGAGGAAGAACAGATTCTCCGGAAATGGTGGTCTGATCTGGATCGATCCCGGGGAGATCGTGCGATGCTGAGGCGATGCAGGGCTCCGGCAGAAGTCGTGATGGTGCCTGCGTATCATCGCCTTCGTCTGTCCCTTAAAGACAACTGGCATGTCAATGACCAGCAGCTGGCAGTTGTGGCAGGTGTCGTATCTCATCTGGATTCCGATGAGAACTCAGGGACGTGTGCAGAACAGATGGCCAGATCGAAAGAGAAGGGCGGGCCCTCAAAAGTAAGCGGTCTCCGGTTCCGCCGTCTGTTGAAAGTCAACACCCCGGATGAGGAGTATATGGCACTGGTGCGAATGGTCCATCTCATGGGAAGGACTGCAAATCTTAGGGATCTTGCCGGGAGTGCTTATCAGTGGAATGAGTATACGAAGAAAAACTGGGCGATTTCATACTATGAAAAAGCACCCGGTACCGAATCATAA
- the casA gene encoding type I-E CRISPR-associated protein Cse1/CasA has translation MYQLLDSPWIPVLRADGTVESIPPFAVTDNHEDNPVISIQAVRPDFTGSLVQLLIGLAQTALAPDNDREWRDLYQNPPSPEELRNAFREYESAFALGPDVGRPLFLQEQNLDGSVLPISRLFLEMPGENAEKNNTDFFLKRGEFDKLCPACAAAALYTYQTHASFGGAGHRVGLRGGGPLSTIVRGDTLWQTIWLNVLPASEMGRFGDLSKKDPDAIFSWLEPWDESRAKQIVSPSMMHPCHMFWGMPRRIRLEFGEGGTCDLCGSESDTSVTGFVTKAKGMNYGFWHHTLTPINTDLKKQESSCQHVQPGGIPYRYWTIVMQPSSTKDYQKEPAPVVTHFLDKKLRFVSKKNGDKSFRVWSSGYDMDKAKARCYYEGTMPVFGVEDTIRPEFEQAAQTFVESASYASKVTISQIKAALYSNAGDAKGDFSVISSRFWQDTEPDFYDALASVEKILPEKGFDGLSEDGGPNHAWFTVLSTEVFSLFDEYALSLQIGESNPGRIARARRDLARMLYSKKGIRASLGLIEA, from the coding sequence ATGTACCAATTACTGGATAGTCCATGGATTCCGGTGCTGCGTGCGGATGGGACAGTTGAATCGATTCCACCGTTTGCCGTAACAGACAACCATGAAGACAACCCTGTTATATCCATTCAGGCAGTGCGTCCTGATTTCACAGGGTCACTTGTACAGCTTCTTATCGGGTTGGCACAGACTGCGCTTGCTCCCGATAATGACAGAGAATGGAGAGATCTCTATCAGAACCCACCCTCCCCTGAAGAACTCAGAAACGCATTCCGGGAATACGAGTCAGCGTTCGCTCTCGGTCCTGATGTGGGTCGTCCCCTCTTCCTGCAGGAGCAGAACCTTGACGGATCAGTTCTTCCGATATCACGCCTGTTCCTGGAAATGCCCGGTGAAAATGCAGAGAAGAACAACACAGACTTCTTTCTGAAAAGGGGGGAATTTGATAAATTATGCCCTGCATGCGCAGCAGCGGCTCTGTATACCTATCAGACACATGCCTCATTTGGAGGTGCCGGTCATCGTGTCGGACTCAGAGGAGGAGGCCCACTTTCGACAATTGTCCGGGGGGATACGCTCTGGCAGACAATCTGGCTGAACGTCCTTCCAGCATCTGAGATGGGCCGTTTTGGCGATCTCTCGAAAAAGGACCCGGACGCAATATTTTCCTGGCTGGAGCCATGGGATGAAAGCCGGGCAAAGCAGATTGTAAGCCCGTCCATGATGCATCCCTGCCATATGTTCTGGGGAATGCCAAGGAGAATCCGGCTGGAATTTGGTGAAGGAGGGACCTGTGATCTCTGCGGTTCAGAGTCTGATACATCAGTGACGGGGTTTGTGACAAAAGCCAAAGGGATGAACTACGGGTTCTGGCACCACACCCTGACTCCGATTAACACAGATTTAAAAAAGCAGGAGAGTTCGTGCCAGCATGTGCAGCCGGGCGGCATCCCATACCGCTACTGGACGATTGTTATGCAGCCCTCTTCCACGAAAGATTACCAAAAAGAACCTGCACCTGTTGTCACCCATTTCCTTGACAAAAAACTGAGATTTGTATCAAAGAAAAATGGCGATAAATCCTTCCGTGTCTGGTCATCAGGATATGACATGGATAAGGCAAAAGCCAGATGCTACTATGAAGGCACAATGCCGGTCTTTGGAGTTGAGGACACCATTCGGCCAGAATTTGAACAGGCGGCCCAGACATTTGTCGAAAGTGCATCCTATGCTTCAAAGGTAACAATATCTCAGATAAAGGCAGCCCTGTATTCAAATGCAGGAGATGCAAAGGGAGATTTTTCGGTCATCTCATCACGATTCTGGCAGGACACAGAACCCGACTTTTACGATGCTCTTGCGTCAGTGGAAAAAATTCTTCCCGAAAAAGGGTTTGACGGGTTATCAGAAGATGGAGGGCCAAATCATGCATGGTTCACTGTGCTGAGTACGGAAGTGTTCTCCCTTTTTGATGAATATGCCCTCTCTCTCCAGATTGGTGAATCAAACCCGGGGCGGATTGCCCGTGCACGCCGGGATCTGGCCAGAATGCTCTACAGTAAAAAGGGCATTCGTGCATCACTGGGGTTAATCGAGGCATAG